AAGAATTAGACTATTTAGTAACTTCTTTACTCCCATATCCTGAAAATTCAGATTTAAAAATTAAAAAGATTTATCCAGAATATGACATAAATGATTATACAATTTTAGAAACTGATATAGAAAATTCACCTTTATATTTTGGTACGACCAAAGAAGGAGGGAATACGATTTTTTGGATGAAATTCGGAAACAAATATTCTTTATTTGGAATGGCTAAGGATTCTGTTTTAAATGTTTATAAAGATACTATTGTGATGGATTGGGATAACAAAACAAAAAAAATTGTATACGAAGCAATCTATAATCCAACATTAAAAACACTTAGTTATAACTGGTTAGACAAAAACAACAAAAAGGTTCCTAAAGCTCAAATTATTGATATTGATTTGCCTTTGGCTGTTGGTAAAACCTTTCCTGATATTGAGGTTGAACAATTAAATGGAGAAAAACTAGCTTTTGCTGATTTAAAAGGTAAAGTTCTTTTAATTAATTGGTGGCATACCCGTTGTGGTGGTTGTTTAGTCGAAATAGCTGGTTTAAATAAATTGAAAAACAAATATAAAGACAACCCCAATATTGAATTTGTTGCAATATCTATCGATAAAAAAGATGACTTAGTCGCTTTTTTACAAAAAAATAAATTTAACTATACACAAACTTTAGTATCTAGAGATCTTGAACAAACGTTCGGTAACGGATATCCTGTTAATATTGTGGTTTCATCTGATGGGATAATACAGGCAAATATGACAGGAGGGAGTGAAGATACCTACCTTAAAGTGGAAGAAAAGCTTCTTTCGGTATTAAAATGATTCTTTAGATTAATTTTTTAACGTATTTTATATTTATAGTGTAGATGAAAAACATTTTTTTATCAGTTTTTATATTATTCATGTTGTTCTCTTGTAGCAAAAGTTCTAATACATTTAAAATAGAAGGAGTTCTTAAAAATGTAGCTGATGATAATATAATATATGCTGTTGTTGATGAAGTAATTGTAGATTCATCTATTATTAGTAATGGAAAATTTTCGATATCCGGTGAAACGGTTATGCCCCAAAATGTTTGGCTTATTTTAAATGATTATGATGATTATGCATCTATATGGGTTGATAATAAATCGACTACATATTTTGAAGCTGAACCAGGAAATTTTAGATATGCAAATATTAAAGGCAGTCAAATTCAATCAGAATATGAAATATTATTAGAACATTTAAGAAAGCCTTATGAAGATTGGGATCAGATTAGTAGTTTATTTAATGAAACCTTGTCTGAAGAAGAGCTGAATGAATATAAAAAAATGGAAGCTGAAAATGATGAACAAGTATATAAAGCTTGTTTGAGTTTTATAACCAAATATCCTGACTCATTTATTAGCAGCCATATTATTAATGGCTATTCTACTACATGGGGAATTAAAAAAACAACCAGTGCATTTAATCTCTTAACAAAATATAATAGAAATTCTCATAACGGAAAAAAGGTTGCCAAATTTTTAGAATTAAATCAAAGTTTTAATTTAGGTGATAAATACGTTGATTTTGAAATGAACAATATAAATAATCAGAAAATAAAGTTATCTGATGTTCATAAAAAAATTACGTTATTAGAATTTTGGGCTTCAAATTGTGAACCTTGTCGTATAGAAAATCCAAATTTAGTTGAGGTTTATAAAAAGTTTCAAAAAAAAGGATTTAATATTTTAGGCGTTTCACTTGATAAAAATGTGACGAACTGGAAAAAGCAATTAACAAAGATGGGTTATTATGGGAGCAAGTATGCGATTTTGATGCCCGCAATGATGCCGTCCTTATATATGGCGTTGTTGGAATTCCTACAAACTTTTTAATCGATGAAAAAGGAATTATAATTGCTAAGGATGTTAAAGGAAAAGAATTAGAAAAAATGCTAGTCACATTATTATAATATAATCAATCTAGCTTTTTAATCAGAATATTTTATTCTTTTTTTATGATTTTTTAGTTCAATTTTTAATAAAAAATAAGTATTTTCACGGTTTCCAAAGTAAGGTTAAGCCATAACGTATAAAATAACCCCAACTAACGAAAAAACTGAAATTTATAAAATACATTTAAATGTCTGATTTTCATATTGCTGATTTAATTAACCCCGAGTTTTATATTAACTTAGAAATTGGTGGCGTTCCGATAGGAATTTATGTAGTACTTTTCATCATTTTTGCAGAAACCGGATTATTCGCGGGTTTCTTTTTGCCTGGTGATAGCTTACTTTTTCTTTCAGGAATTTATTCGACCGAATTATTAAACACCATTTATGTAATTGAAACAGACAGCCCAGCGCTAACCGATTTTTTAAATGTTACCTGCGTGGCAAGTTTAGTTGCTTTGGCCGGTATTTTAGGAAATACCTTTGGCTATTGGTTCGGAAAAAAATCAGGAACATATTTATATACCAAAGAAGATACGTTTTGGTTTAAGAAAAAGTATTTAATAGAATCTAAAGTTTTTTACGACAAACACGGTGGGCGTGCCATTGTAATTGCGCGTTTTTTACCAATTATCAGAACCTTTGCTCCAATTATTGCCGGAATTGTAAAAATGGAACGCAAACGTTTTATGTTTTACAACATTATTAGCTCAATTTTATGGGCATTCACCTTAATTTTTGCCGGACATTATTTAAACGAAATTTTTAAATCTCAGTTTGATATCAACTTAAAAGATTTTATTGAAGTAATTATTATCATCATTGTAATTATAACAACTGTACCTTTTGTGGTAAATTACTTTAAGCGTAAAAAAGAAATTAAAAACGAAGAACAAAATAAAGAATAAAAAAAATCGATCCACCGGATCGATTTTTTGTTTTTTAATCTAAAATTGCTATAAATTTGGACCATATTTTACACATTCATGAAAGCACTTTTAAAGCGCAAAAACAAAGCAAATAAGCAACCTAAAACATTTTTTCAGCGTGTAAAAAGCTGGGTTGTTTTTTGCATCAAATGGTTTTTTATCCTAAGCATTGCTTCGGTTATTTTCTTCCGGTTTGTTCCGGTTCCTTTTACACCATTAATGGTAAGCCGAGCTATTGATAATGTTTTAGCAGGCGAAAAAATTGTTTGGAGCCACGATTGGGTTCCTTTATCCGAAATTTCTCCCAACCTTCAATTAGCTGTAATTGCCAGCGAAGATAATTTGTTTTTATCCCACAACGGATTCGATTTTAAAGCAATCGAAAAAGCGATTGAAACCAATAAAAAAGGCAAACGCATTGTTGGTGGTAGCACCATTAGCCAACAAACCGCAAAAAATGTTTTTTTGTGGCAAGGGCGTAGCTTTATCCGTAAAGGATTTGAAGTTTATTTTACCGCTTTAATCGAAATTTTCTGGAGTAAAGAACGTATTATGGAAGTTTACCTAAATTCTATAGAAATGGGTAATGGCGTTTATGGCGCTCAAGCTGCTGCCAAGCATTGGTACGGCAAACCAGCAAGTAAATTAACCAAGTACGAAGCGGCAGGCATAGCAGCTATTTTGCCTAATCCGCGTAAATTTAAAGCCAGCAATTCATCTTCTTACATCAATCGTCGTAAAGATAAAATTGTTCGTTTAATGGGCTATGTTGGGCCGCTAAAATATTAATGTAACAAAACGCGTTTTCTGCCTACTAATACAATAAAAACATGAAAGCGCACGAAGTTGATTATATTATTTATGGGGATGAAATGCAATACGTTGAAATTGAATTAGATCCTCGTGAAATTGTATTTGCAGAACCCGGTGGTTTTATGATGATGGACGATGGCATTAAAATGCAAACCATTTTTGGCGATGGATCAAGTCAAGATTCAGGCATTTTTGGTAAAATTCTTTCAGCAGGTAAACGAATGATAACCGGCGAAAGCATGTTTATGACCGCATTCGAAAACAATACTCACAACAAGCGCAAAGTTGCTTTTGCATCTCCATATCCAGGTAAAATAATTCCGATTGATTTAAATGAGTTTGGCGGCAAGTTTATTTGCCAAAAAGATGCTTTTTTATGTGCCGCTAAAGGCGTTTCTATTGGTATTGAATTTAATAAAAAAATTGGCACTGGGCTTTTTGGTGGCGAAGGTTTTATTATGCAAAAGTTAGAAGGCGATGGTAAAGCATTTATTCATGCTGGCGGAACTTTAGCTCGTAAAGAACTTAAAGCTGGAGAAGTTTTAAAAATTGATACCGGATGTTTGGTTGGTTTTACCAAAAACATTTCGTATAACATTCAGTTTATTGGTGGAATCAAAAATTCTATTTTTGGTGGAGAAGGATTGTTTTTTGCAACCTTAACCGGCCCCGGAACAGCTTACGTACAATCGTTACCATTTAGCCGTTTGGCCGATCGTATTCTTGCTAATGCACCAAGTGCTGGAGGTAAAAGTACGGGTGAAGGAAGCGTTTTGGGCGGATTAGGCAGATTGCTAGACGGGGATAAATAATTTTTGTATATTTATTCCAAATAAAGCCAATCGCTATTTATGAAAGTTAAAAGCAAACGCGATCCGTATATTGTATTTATCATTCTCGGATTTATAGTTTTTTTTGCCTCGGTTGTAATTTCCGAAATAAAAATTAAAGGCTGGAATACCACCATGTTTATCGATATAGTTATTTTGGTAATCATGCTGGCTTTTTTGGTATGTTGTTATTTTATAACATACACCGTAACTCCAAAATTTATTAGCTATCGCATTGCTTTTTTTTACGAAGAAATTCCTTTAAATAGCATCCGAAGCATTGAAATTGGTACAACCATGTGGGCAGGTTTTAAACCGGCATTTGCACGCAAAGGTTTAATTATTCGTTATAATACGTACGATGAGGTTTATATTAGCCGCGTAAACAAGCGTTATTTTTAGAACAAATAAAAAAATACAAACCCGATGTGTATTTTATAGATAAAAGAAAAAAAGGCGAGCAGTAGCTCGCCTTTTTTATATTATTTTATGTTTGTTATATAAAGGTTTAGAAATAAACCAATAAAATGCCAAGGTTGTTAATATAAGTACCGCTCCGCTTATAAAAATAGCATGATAACCAAAGGCATGAGCTACTTTACCAGAAACTACCATGCCGATACCAATTCCTAAATCATAAAAAGTAAAGAATGTAGAATTTGCTGTTCCTCGTTTTTCAGGTTTGGCCAAGTTTATAAATAAGTTTTGAAAAATTGGGCTTAAAACCCCATAACTTAAACCTATAAAAAAAGCGGAAATGAAAAAGATGTTTTTTGATGTAGCAAAGCCAAAAGCAAATAAGCTTATAGCTAATAATATTAAGGAAAAGGCCATTAATTTATGCATATGCCCTCGGTCTAATAATTTACCAGCAAATAAGCGAGATAATGTCATGCCAACTGCCATAAATAAAAAGAACCAACCGGTATTTTCAACCTGCAATTGTTTGCCGTACAAGGCAGCAAACGCATAAAAAGAACCGTAGCACATTGCAATTCCAAGCAAGTTAATACCAACCGGAATAGCTTTTAATAAAATAAAGCGATCTAAAGAAATAGGAGCCTTTTCAGGATCTGGTTCACGGTGTGGTACTTTTATAAACCAAGCTAACACTAAAGAAAGGAATCCAAAAAACGTTGCGGCATAAAAATTTACTTCTACCGGATAATATTCATACATCAGTAAACCCAACATGGGGCCAATTGCCATAGATAAGGTTGAGGTTAGTCCGTAATAACCAATTCCTTCGCCACGCTTTTCAGACGGAATAATATCAATGGTTAAGGTGCTATTTGCTGTAGTAGTTGTGCTCCAAGTAAACCCCTGAAGTACACGAATTAAAACTAAAATAAATAAGGTACTTGCAACCATATAACCGTAAAATAAAACGGTAAAAAGTATTAACGAGTAAATTAATATTTTTTTTCTAGGAAACGTATCTACCAAATACCCCGAAAACGGACGTAATACCAAGGCGGCAATAATATAGCTTGCTAAAATTAAACCAGTTTCCTCATCATTAGTTCCAAATTCGGTGCTTACAAAAAACGGCATTACCGAACCAACTAAGTAAAAAGCAAAAGCAATTAAAAAGCTAGAAGAACAACTTAAAATAAAGTTAGCTGTCCAAAGTTTTGGTGGGGTCATAGTTTTAAATAGAAGAAAAGTTTCTAATCAATATTAGAAACTTTTCTGTAAAATTTATTATAATAAATTGTTTGCAACTAAATATTCAGCAATCTGAATGGTATTGGTTGATGCACCCTTACGAAGGTTATCGGCAACAATCCAAAGGTTTAACGTTTTAGGTTGGCTGTCATCTCTGCGAATACGGCCAACAAAAACATCATTTTTTCCTTCTGCATCCAATGGCATCGGATATTCAAATTCCTTAATGTTATCTTTTACGGTTACGCCCGGTGTGTTTTCTAAAATAGTACGAACTTCGTTTAAATCAAAATCGGTATTAAATTCTACATTTACCGCTTCAGAATGCCCGCCAACAACCGGAATACGAACAGCAGTTGCTGTTACAGCAATAGTTGCATCGTTTAATATTTTTTGTGTTTCGCGTACCAATTTCATTTCTTCCTTGGTATAACCATTATCTTCAAAGACATCACATTGTGGAATTGCATTGCGGTGAATTTGGTAGTTGTACGCGCGTTCTCCTTCAATACCTTGGTATTCGTTTTCTAATTGTTGCACCGCTTTTACTCCTGTTCCGGTAATTGATTGGTAGGTAGAAACAACCAAACGTTTAATACCGTATTTTTTATGTAACGGAGCTAAAGCCATAACCAATTGAATGGTTGAGCAATTTGGATTGGCAATAATTTTATCTGATGTAGTTAATGCATCTGCATTAATTTCTGGAACAATTAATTTTTTGCTTGTATCCATACGCCATGCTGATGAATTATCAATAACGGTAATACCAGCTTCAGCAAATTTCGGAGCCCATTCTAACGAGGTAGTTCCACCAGCCGAAAATAAGGCAACATCAGGTTTCATTTCAACCGCTGTTTGTAATCCTACAACTTTGTACTTCTTTTCCTTAAACGTAACTTCCTTACCAACAGAACGTTCTGAGGCAACGGGAATTAATTCGGTTAACGGAAAATTTCTTTCGGCAAGTACTTGCAACATCACTTCGCCCACCATACCAGTGGCACCAACAACGGCTACTTTCATATTAAATTAATGTTTATTTAAAATTATTCTAATTCTATGCAAAAATATACAAATTATAGTGCCGATTACGTACTTTTTTTAAATTTTATATTTTTTTTAAAGGTTTGATTATTAAAGGATTATTTTTATATATCTTATATTTTAGTTCGTATATTTATTATGTATTTATTTTTTTGATAAGCTTGTAAACAGATTCATATTCAAAAGCACATTTATCAGTTTTATATGTAATTTTATCCGTAATTTAGAAGTTAAATTGAGTATCATGGTTGAGAAAATAAATGAAGCTGTAAAATATATTATTGATTGTATTAAAGAAGTTCCTGATTTTGCTATTGTACTCGGTAGTGGTTTAAAAAAATTGGTAGATGAGGTTCAGAATCCAATTGTTATTCCGTATCAAAATATTCCGCATTTTCCGGTAAGCACGGTACAAGGCCATGGTGGTGATTTAATTTTTGGAACCTTAGCCGGGAAAAAAGTTTTAATGATGTCTGGAAGATTTCATTATTACGAAGGATATGATATGCAAACGGTTACTTTTCCAATTCGTGTTTTTGGCGTTTTAGGTATAAAAAATATTATTTTATCTAACGCTTCGGGCGGAGTAAATGATGCCCATAAAGTTGGCGATGTAATGCTTATTACAGACCATATTAATTTTTTACCCGAGCATCCGTTACGCGGTAAAAATATTGATGCTTGGGGACCAAGATTTGTTGATATGTCACAACCTTATGATGCTGAATTTCTAAAAGCTGCCGTTCAGTTTTGTGAACAAAATAAGATAAAAGTACATCAGGGGGTTTATTTGGCACTTTCTGGCCCAACTTTTGAAACGCCTGCCGAATATGGCATGGTTAAAAACTTTGGAGCAGATGCTGTAGGAATGAGCACCGTACCCGAAGTTATTGTTGCCAAACATATGAATTTGCGAGTTTTTGCGTTATCTGTTATAACCGATTTAGGTGGTCCTAATTTGCAAAATCCGGTTTCGCACGATGAGGTATTGCAAGCAGCAGATACGGCCATGCCAAAGGTTATTCAAATTGTGCAACATATTGTTAAAACAAGTTAAAAACGATTTATTCTACTTGTTATATATAATATTTTAACCAATTTGGTAGTTACTAATTTAAATTTAAAAAACTATAAAATGAAAAAAGTTATTTTATTTTCTTTCGTTGCATCTTTTGCTTTATTAAGCTGTAAAAAAAATGATGCTAATGCAAACGCAGAAGAAGTTGTTGTTGAAGAAGTTGTTGCTGTACCAGATGGAAGCAATGCAGAAACTGCATTAGATTGGGCAGGAACTTACACGGCAACTTTGCCATGTGCAGATTGTCCGGGTATTAACGCAACGGTTGTTTTAAATGATGACAACACGTTTGAAGTTACTTACGATTATATTGACAATCCAACAAACAAGTTAGTTGATAAAGGTACATTTACTTGGTTTAATAACGGAAACGCTATTGAAACTACGGGAGATGGAGAAAGAGCTAAATACAAAGTTATCGAAAATGGTTTAGTGCAATTAGATCAAGATGGTAACGAAGTTGTTTCTGACATGAAAGAATTATATGTTTACAAAAAACAAAAATAAAATAAAAAAGAGCCGTAAGGCTCTTTTTTATTTTAGTTAATATCTCGTAAACGGAGTTGTAACGAAACTTTTCCTCTAAATTCATTTTCTTCTACAGAATATACCGCGTTAAACGGTAGCCCCGAATTTATTACGGTTATTTTATCTGCTAAATTAAAACCGATTGCTTTTACGGTTTGAGAATCGCTTTGTTTAAGTAGAACCGAAAGATGTTCTTTAGTTTTACCCATTGGTTGTGCTGGTGCCGCCGCATAAATATTTTCAGTTATAAAAAGCGGATGCATATTTTCTGGACCGAATGGTTCGAATTGTTTTAAAAGACGCAAATTTTTGTCGGTTATTTCATTAAAGTTAATTACTGCATCAATTTCTAATTCAGGTTCTTTCCAATCTTCCTGCATCGTATTTTTTACAACTTCCTCAAAAGCATTTTTAAATGCTTCATATTTATTTTCTTCAATAGTTAATCCGGCAGCATACATGTGCCCGCCAAACTGAATAATATGTTCAGAACAAGCTAATAAAGCATTGTAAACGTCAAAATTTTTAACCGATCGGGCAGAAGCAGCCAATTTATCGCCGCTTTTGGTAAAAACCAAAGTTGGTCTGTAATACGTTTCGGTTAATCGAGAAGCTACAATACCAATAACGCCTTTATGCCAACGTTCATGATAAACCACGGTTGCAGCATTATTTTGCTCCTTGTTTTCTTTAATTTGCAATAAAGCATCTTTTGTTATTTCCTGATCTTTTGTACGGCGCTCTTGGTTGTATTGTTCTATTTCATTTGCTGCAATGCCTGCATCTAACGCATCAAATTTGGTTAATAATTCTACAGCATAAATACCTTGTTTCATTCTTCCGGCAGCATTAATTCTTGGCGCTACGGTAAAAACAATATCTGTTATAGTGTAATAAGCTTTTTGCCCTTTTAAAATAGCTTTGATTCCAGGACGTGGGTTTTTATTAATAACCTGCATGCCGTAATGCGCTAAAATTCTATTTTCGCCAGTTATAGGAACAATATCTGCACCAATGGCGGTTGCTACCAAATCTAAATACGGAATTAAATCTGAAATAGTTAAATTAAAATACGGGGCTAAGGCTTGAATTAGTTTAAAACCAACACCGCAACCACAAAGTTCTTTATACGGATAAGCGCAATCTTTTCGTTTTGGATCTAAAACTGCAACTGCATCTGGAATTTGTTCGCCCGGGCGATGATGATCGCCAATAATAAAATCAATATTTTTACTTTTAGCATACGCAACATGTTCTATTGATTTGATGCCGCAATCTAAAGCAATAATTAAGCTTATTTCGTTATCCGATGCAAAATCAATACCAGTGTACGAAACACCATAACCTTCGGCATAACGATCGGGAATATAGGTGCAAATCTGATCGGAATGGTTTTGTAAAAAAGAGGAAACCAGAGCAACGGCGGTTGTTCCGTCCACATCATAATCTCCAAAAACCATAATGCGTTCGTTATTTTGTAACGCTTTTAAAATACGGTTTACGGCCAAATCCATATCTTTCATTAAATACGGATCGTGCAAGTTTTTTAAATCAGGTCTAAAAAAATCTCGTGCCTTGTCAAATGTATCAATACCACGCTGAATTAGCAAAGTTGCAATAAGTTGGTCAACACCAAGTTGTTGCATTAATGTTTTTGTTTTTTGAGGATCAGCAGCAGGTTTTAATGTCCAACGCATAATTTATAGGGAAAAAAAAGTTAGAACTTAGTTCTAACTTTAATATATTTTTTATTAAGAATTAAAATTGACTTTAATATCAATTTCTGCAAATTGTCTAAACATTTCGAGTACGCCACAATATTTATCGACCGATAAATTTACTGCACGCATTAATTTATCCGAATCCAAGTTTGGACCATAAAAACTAAAATACAACGTTACTTTTTTATACGTTGCCGGATCGGTTTCGGTTAATTCTCCATCAATATCAATCGAGAAGTCATCAACTTCTAACTTCATTTTCGGAATTAAATGTGCAATATCTAAGCCCGCACAACCTGCTAATGCCGAAAGCATTAATGCTTTTGGTCGGTATCCGTTACCTTCGCCACCATTTTCTGGTCCGGCATCTATAAATAGATTACCGCCCGGATTGGTTGATTCGAAACGCATGTTGCCCAACCATTTTGTTTTTACCTGATCAATCTTGCTCATTTGTTTTTTTGTTATTTGGTTTACCACCAACAATTACTACAATTTCACCTTTTGGTGGTTTGGCTTCAAAATGTTTTAAAACCTCGGCTGCAGTTCCGCGAACGGTTTCTTCGTGCAGTTTTGTAATTTCTCTAGAAACCGAAACCGGTCTTTCAGCTCCAAAATACTGAACAAATTCGGCTAAGGTTTTAACCAATTTATGTGGCGAAACATATAAGATCATGGTTCTGGTTTCTTCGGCTAAAAATAAAAAACGCGTTTGACGTCCTTTTTTATCAGGTAAAAAACCTTCGAACACAAATTTATCATTAGGTAAGCCGGAATTTACAAGGGCCGGAACAAAAGCCGTTGCTCCAGGTAAGCAATCAATCGGAATACCATTTTCAACGCAAGCTCGAGAAAGTAAAAAACCCGGATCTGAAATAGCTGGCGTTCCGGCATCGGTAATTAATGCCATCGTTTCGCCGGCTTGAATACGTTTTACTAAACTTTCTACGGTTTGATGTTCGTTGTGCATATGATGCGAAATCATGTGCGTGTTTATTTCAAAATGCTTTAATAGCTTACCGCTATTGCGCGTATCTTCTGCTAAAATTAAATCAACTTCTTTTAAAACCTTTATGGCTCTAAAGGTCATATCATCTAAGTTACCAATTGGGGTTGGTACTAAATATAATTTACTCATTTATGAGAATCTTTTTTGTACTAAGGCCATAAAACGGTCTTCGTATTCTTGTTTGTTTTTCCAATCGTTATAATCGGGTTTTACCATGTTGTCAATAAAATCTAAAGCTTCGCTTAAATTGTTCATGGTATTTAGCTGAGATATTACACGGTTTAAATCTTGATCGCTGTCGTTAAACAAATGTGTTTGAAAAGCAATACGATCGTTTAAGCCCAAAGTTATGGTGTTGTTGTATAAATCGGCAA
This genomic window from Flavobacterium agricola contains:
- the rsmI gene encoding 16S rRNA (cytidine(1402)-2'-O)-methyltransferase, producing MSKLYLVPTPIGNLDDMTFRAIKVLKEVDLILAEDTRNSGKLLKHFEINTHMISHHMHNEHQTVESLVKRIQAGETMALITDAGTPAISDPGFLLSRACVENGIPIDCLPGATAFVPALVNSGLPNDKFVFEGFLPDKKGRQTRFLFLAEETRTMILYVSPHKLVKTLAEFVQYFGAERPVSVSREITKLHEETVRGTAAEVLKHFEAKPPKGEIVVIVGGKPNNKKTNEQD